A single window of Banduia mediterranea DNA harbors:
- the ribD gene encoding bifunctional diaminohydroxyphosphoribosylaminopyrimidine deaminase/5-amino-6-(5-phosphoribosylamino)uracil reductase RibD, giving the protein MAQALRLAERGSTSTHPNPRVGCVVVRDGEIVGRGWHERAGEAHAEVIALRQAGDRARGAEVFVSLEPCAHHGRTPPCCEALVAAGVAKVWVAMEDPYPAVAGQGMNRLRGAGIEVDCGLMETEAESLNRGFLSRVRRGRPWLSLKLASSLDGRTAMASGESQWITGEAARTDVHRLRASAGAVLTSSATVLADNPALTVRKGLEPGAALRQPDRIVLDTQLRSPATAQVWHPDARRFALTVRPRGAMVDRLRAQGVEVHLVRAGPGGQVELGDALRVLGTAGVNSVLVECGPILAGAWLRSDLVDELVLYLAPLMLGSDARPMAQLPGLRQLSERVQLTFTDVRQIGSDLRIIAEPRLE; this is encoded by the coding sequence ATGGCGCAGGCGCTGCGTCTGGCCGAACGCGGAAGCACCTCCACCCATCCGAATCCACGTGTGGGCTGCGTCGTCGTCCGTGACGGCGAAATCGTCGGTCGCGGCTGGCACGAGCGCGCCGGTGAAGCCCACGCCGAAGTGATCGCATTGCGGCAAGCCGGCGATCGCGCGCGGGGCGCCGAGGTTTTCGTCAGCCTGGAGCCTTGCGCGCATCACGGACGCACGCCGCCGTGCTGCGAGGCCTTGGTCGCGGCCGGTGTCGCCAAGGTCTGGGTCGCCATGGAAGATCCGTATCCAGCGGTGGCCGGCCAGGGGATGAACCGCCTGCGTGGCGCCGGCATCGAGGTCGACTGCGGTTTGATGGAGACCGAGGCCGAGTCGCTCAATCGCGGATTCCTGTCGCGTGTGCGCCGTGGGCGGCCATGGTTGAGCCTGAAGCTGGCGTCGAGCCTGGATGGGCGGACAGCCATGGCCAGCGGTGAATCGCAGTGGATCACGGGTGAAGCCGCGCGCACCGATGTCCACCGCCTGCGTGCCAGTGCCGGAGCGGTGCTGACCAGCAGTGCCACTGTGCTCGCCGACAATCCGGCGCTGACCGTGCGCAAGGGACTCGAGCCCGGAGCAGCATTGCGTCAGCCCGACCGCATCGTGCTGGACACGCAGTTGCGCAGCCCGGCGACTGCGCAGGTCTGGCACCCGGATGCGCGACGTTTCGCGCTGACGGTTCGGCCGCGCGGCGCGATGGTCGATCGCCTGCGCGCGCAGGGCGTCGAGGTGCATCTGGTACGCGCCGGCCCCGGCGGGCAGGTCGAGCTGGGTGATGCCTTGCGCGTGCTCGGCACCGCCGGCGTCAATTCGGTGCTGGTGGAATGCGGGCCGATTCTGGCCGGCGCGTGGCTGCGCTCAGACCTGGTCGACGAACTGGTGCTGTATCTGGCGCCGTTGATGTTGGGCTCGGATGCCCGTCCAATGGCGCAGCTGCCGGGCTTGCGACAGTTGTCCGAGCGTGTGCAGCTCACATTCACCGATGTGCGGCAGATCGGAAGCGACCTGCGCATCATCGCCGAACCTCGTCTGGAGTGA
- the nrdR gene encoding transcriptional regulator NrdR, whose protein sequence is MQCPFCKFEDTRVVDSRLTEEGLVVRRRRECGNCSQRFTTFEKAQLSMPQVLKRDGTPEPFSEDKLHRGIESACYKRPVHQEQIDQVVDHVMRELRASGEREVPSRQLGELVMQQLSDIDHVAYVRFASIYRQFEDANAFREEVERLLSAPTAEQRRAQLSLIQSDKPLSGRRKPG, encoded by the coding sequence ATGCAATGCCCCTTCTGCAAGTTCGAGGACACACGGGTCGTCGATTCGCGCCTGACGGAGGAGGGGCTGGTGGTGCGGCGTCGCCGCGAGTGCGGCAATTGTAGCCAGCGTTTCACAACCTTCGAGAAGGCGCAGCTGTCGATGCCGCAGGTGCTCAAGCGTGACGGTACGCCAGAGCCGTTTTCCGAGGACAAGCTGCATCGCGGCATCGAGTCGGCCTGCTACAAGCGTCCGGTGCATCAGGAGCAGATCGATCAGGTGGTCGACCACGTCATGCGCGAACTGCGCGCCAGTGGCGAGCGCGAGGTGCCCTCGCGTCAGCTCGGCGAGCTGGTGATGCAGCAGCTCAGTGACATCGATCATGTGGCGTATGTGCGCTTTGCTTCGATCTACCGCCAGTTCGAGGATGCCAATGCGTTTCGCGAAGAGGTCGAGCGCCTGCTGTCGGCACCGACGGCCGAGCAACGGCGCGCGCAACTGTCGCTGATTCAATCAGACAAGCCCCTGAGTGGCCGCCGCAAGCCCGGTTGA
- a CDS encoding riboflavin synthase codes for MFTGIVEATGTVVAAEHRDGDRRFRIEAPDGFLRDSAIGDSIAVSGVCLTAIAFEGASFDADVSVETLQLTTAAGWVPGRKLNLERSLTPSRQIGGHFVSGHVDGLSRLLDAREEARSWRLEFELPAALSRYVAPKGSITIDGISLTVNEVGECSFGVNIIPHTREQTSLGSLEVGGSVNLEVDLIARYLERLTAARN; via the coding sequence ATGTTTACAGGAATTGTCGAAGCGACCGGGACCGTCGTCGCCGCAGAGCATCGCGACGGAGACCGTCGTTTTCGCATCGAGGCCCCGGACGGATTCCTTCGCGACTCCGCGATCGGAGACAGCATTGCCGTGTCCGGTGTGTGCCTGACCGCGATCGCGTTCGAAGGCGCAAGCTTCGACGCTGATGTCTCGGTCGAAACTCTGCAGCTGACCACCGCTGCAGGCTGGGTGCCGGGCCGCAAGTTGAATCTTGAACGCTCGCTGACACCATCCAGGCAAATCGGCGGACATTTCGTCAGTGGTCATGTCGATGGCCTCAGCCGGCTGCTGGACGCACGCGAGGAGGCCCGGAGCTGGCGGCTGGAATTCGAGCTTCCGGCGGCGCTTTCGCGCTACGTTGCGCCAAAGGGGTCGATCACCATCGACGGCATCAGCCTGACCGTCAATGAAGTCGGCGAGTGCAGCTTTGGCGTTAACATCATCCCCCATACACGGGAGCAAACCTCGCTGGGTTCGCTGGAGGTCGGCGGCAGCGTCAATCTCGAAGTCGACCTGATCGCGCGCTACCTCGAACGCCTGACGGCGGCAAGGAACTGA